In Mixophyes fleayi isolate aMixFle1 chromosome 4, aMixFle1.hap1, whole genome shotgun sequence, the following proteins share a genomic window:
- the SLC25A3 gene encoding solute carrier family 25 member 3 isoform X2 codes for MYSSVAQLARVNPFSAPHFQLGQDCVTSRKSNPSQVLPVRRLAAAATTVGEEDYSCAYGSGKFFALCGFGGIISCGTTHTAVVPLDLVKCRIQVDPKKYKSIFNGFSVTLKEDGVRGLGKGWAPTFIGYSMQGLCKFGFYEVFKVLYANMLGEENTYLWRTSLYLAASASAEFFADIALAPMEAAKVRIQTQPGYANTLREAAPKMYAEEGIWAFYKGVAPLWMRQIPYTMMKFACFERTVEALYKHVVPKPRSECSKAEQLVVTFVAGYIAGVFCAIVSHPADSVVSVLNKEKGSTAMEVLKRLGPKGVWKGLTARIIMIGTLTALQWFIYDSVKVYFRLPRPPPPEMPESLKKKLGLTE; via the exons ATGTACTCCTCCGTTGCACAGCTCGCCCGGGTAAACCCGTTCAGTGCACCACATTTCCAGTTGGGACAGGATTGTGTGACCTCAAGGAAGAGTAACCCTTCTCAGGTCCTACCTGTTCGCCGccttgctgctgctgctactactgTGGGGGAAG aGGACTATAGCTGTGCTTATGGATCTGGAAAATTCTTTGCTCTTTGTGGCTTTGGTGGAATTATAAGCTGTGGTACAACACATACTGCAGTGGTCCCACTAGATCTGGTTAAATGCAGAATTCAG gTGGATCCCAAAAAGTACAAGAGCATTTTCAACGGCTTTTCTGTAACTCTCAAGGAAGATGGTGTCCGTGGCCTTGGTAAGGGATGGGCACCAACTTTTATAGGATATTCTATGCAAGGATTGTGCAAGTTTGGATTCTATGAAGTTTTCAAAGTCCTGTACGCTAATATGTTAGGAGAG GAAAACACTTATTTGTGGCGCACATCTCTGTATCTGGCTGCATCTGCCAGCGCTGAGTTCTTTGCTGATATTGCTCTGGCTCCAATGGAAGCGGCAAAGGTTCGCATCCAAACACAACCAGGATATGCAAACACACTACGGGAAGCTGCTCCCAAGATGTATGCTGAAGAAGGAATCTGGGC GTTCTACAAAGGAGTTGCTCCCCTCTGGATGAGGCAGATTCCATACACCATGATGAAATTTGCTTGCTTTGAGCGTACAGTTGAAGCCCTCTATAAACACGTTGTACCTAAGCCACGAAGTGAATGTTCAAAGGCTGAGCAATTGGTTGTGACTTTTGTCGCTGGTTATATTG CTGGTGTGTTTTGTGCCATTGTCTCCCATcctgctgattctgtggtttcTGTGTTGAACAAAGAAAAGGGAAGCACTGCCATGGAAGTCCTTAAGAGACTTGGGCCAAAAG GTGTCTGGAAAGGGCTAACAGCCCGTATTATTATGATTGGTACTTTAACTGCTCTGCAGTGGTTTATTTATGACTCTGTGAAGGTCTACTTCAGACTTCCCCGGCCTCCTCCCCCTGAGATGCCAGAATCTTTGAAGAAGAAACTTGGCCTGACCGAATAA
- the SLC25A3 gene encoding solute carrier family 25 member 3 isoform X1, protein MYSSVAQLARVNPFSAPHFQLGQDCVTSRKSNPSQVLPVRRLAAAATTVGEGEYSCEYGSGQFYAICGFGGILSCGITHTAVVPLDLVKCRIQVDPKKYKSIFNGFSVTLKEDGVRGLGKGWAPTFIGYSMQGLCKFGFYEVFKVLYANMLGEENTYLWRTSLYLAASASAEFFADIALAPMEAAKVRIQTQPGYANTLREAAPKMYAEEGIWAFYKGVAPLWMRQIPYTMMKFACFERTVEALYKHVVPKPRSECSKAEQLVVTFVAGYIAGVFCAIVSHPADSVVSVLNKEKGSTAMEVLKRLGPKGVWKGLTARIIMIGTLTALQWFIYDSVKVYFRLPRPPPPEMPESLKKKLGLTE, encoded by the exons ATGTACTCCTCCGTTGCACAGCTCGCCCGGGTAAACCCGTTCAGTGCACCACATTTCCAGTTGGGACAGGATTGTGTGACCTCAAGGAAGAGTAACCCTTCTCAGGTCCTACCTGTTCGCCGccttgctgctgctgctactactgTGGGGGAAG GCGAATACAGTTGTGAATATGGCTCAGGACAGTTCTATGCAATTTGTGGCTTTGGTGGCATCCTCAGTTGTGGTATAACCCACACTGCAGTTGTACCTTTGGATTTGGTGAAATGCCGCATTCAG gTGGATCCCAAAAAGTACAAGAGCATTTTCAACGGCTTTTCTGTAACTCTCAAGGAAGATGGTGTCCGTGGCCTTGGTAAGGGATGGGCACCAACTTTTATAGGATATTCTATGCAAGGATTGTGCAAGTTTGGATTCTATGAAGTTTTCAAAGTCCTGTACGCTAATATGTTAGGAGAG GAAAACACTTATTTGTGGCGCACATCTCTGTATCTGGCTGCATCTGCCAGCGCTGAGTTCTTTGCTGATATTGCTCTGGCTCCAATGGAAGCGGCAAAGGTTCGCATCCAAACACAACCAGGATATGCAAACACACTACGGGAAGCTGCTCCCAAGATGTATGCTGAAGAAGGAATCTGGGC GTTCTACAAAGGAGTTGCTCCCCTCTGGATGAGGCAGATTCCATACACCATGATGAAATTTGCTTGCTTTGAGCGTACAGTTGAAGCCCTCTATAAACACGTTGTACCTAAGCCACGAAGTGAATGTTCAAAGGCTGAGCAATTGGTTGTGACTTTTGTCGCTGGTTATATTG CTGGTGTGTTTTGTGCCATTGTCTCCCATcctgctgattctgtggtttcTGTGTTGAACAAAGAAAAGGGAAGCACTGCCATGGAAGTCCTTAAGAGACTTGGGCCAAAAG GTGTCTGGAAAGGGCTAACAGCCCGTATTATTATGATTGGTACTTTAACTGCTCTGCAGTGGTTTATTTATGACTCTGTGAAGGTCTACTTCAGACTTCCCCGGCCTCCTCCCCCTGAGATGCCAGAATCTTTGAAGAAGAAACTTGGCCTGACCGAATAA